A single window of Bacteroidota bacterium DNA harbors:
- the mutY gene encoding A/G-specific adenine glycosylase, producing the protein MQQKLHQWYNENKRDLPWRKTTNPYIIWLSEIILQQTRVEQGLPYFNNFLNAYKSITEFANADLNEVLKLWQGLGYYSRARNMHATAVLIRDNHHGIFPQTYAELIKLKGIGPYTAAAIASFANNEPKAVVDGNVYRVLSRFAGVYTDINSTEGKKEFAILANELLDTKNPATHNQAIMELGALVCKPQNPNCLECPLNNACYAFEHKVQQQLPVKIKTVKIKQRYFNYAIINYKNSTFIKQRTEKDIWHGLFEFPMVENNKLLNETDLIHAFGENNIFIDTKTTQIEWIGNDKHQLTHQTLYANFYKITCNKAPQLPGTFLKIKMDELQNYAIPRLLDKLISNDKLQQSLF; encoded by the coding sequence ATGCAGCAGAAATTGCACCAATGGTACAATGAAAATAAACGGGACTTACCTTGGCGGAAAACCACTAATCCATATATAATATGGCTAAGTGAAATTATTTTACAGCAAACACGTGTAGAGCAAGGATTACCTTATTTTAATAATTTTTTAAATGCATACAAATCTATTACTGAATTTGCCAATGCTGATTTAAACGAAGTGCTGAAATTGTGGCAAGGACTTGGTTACTACAGTAGGGCCAGAAATATGCATGCAACGGCTGTGTTAATCAGGGATAATCACCATGGTATTTTCCCTCAAACATACGCTGAATTAATTAAGCTAAAAGGTATTGGACCTTACACAGCTGCGGCTATTGCTTCCTTTGCAAACAATGAACCTAAAGCGGTAGTTGACGGTAATGTGTACAGGGTGCTTTCACGTTTTGCCGGTGTTTATACTGATATTAATTCAACCGAAGGAAAAAAGGAATTTGCTATTTTAGCCAATGAGTTACTGGATACTAAAAATCCGGCTACGCACAACCAGGCTATTATGGAACTGGGGGCGCTTGTTTGCAAGCCTCAAAATCCAAATTGTTTGGAGTGCCCTTTAAACAATGCCTGTTATGCTTTTGAACATAAGGTACAACAACAATTACCAGTAAAAATAAAAACAGTAAAAATAAAACAACGTTATTTCAATTACGCCATCATCAATTATAAAAATAGTACTTTTATAAAACAACGTACTGAAAAGGATATATGGCATGGGTTATTTGAATTTCCGATGGTTGAAAACAATAAATTATTGAACGAAACGGATTTGATACATGCGTTTGGGGAAAACAATATATTTATTGATACTAAAACAACGCAAATAGAGTGGATTGGTAATGATAAACACCAGCTAACGCATCAAACGCTTTATGCTAATTTTTATAAAATTACTTGTAATAAAGCCCCTCAATTACCCGGTACTTTTTTAAAAATTAAGATGGATGAACTTCAAAATTATGCTATTCCGCGTTTGCTTGATAAATTGATTTCAAATGATAAATTGCAACAAAGTTTATTTTAA
- a CDS encoding HU family DNA-binding protein encodes MTKAEIIAEISTKTGIDKLQVQEAVESFFKVVRNNMIEGKNVYFRGFGSFILKKRAKKIARNISKNTAMVIDEHYIPAFKPAKSFTEKIKKSESVKTNAAKREREAKLAMKED; translated from the coding sequence ATGACAAAAGCAGAGATTATTGCAGAGATTTCAACAAAGACAGGTATTGACAAATTACAGGTTCAAGAAGCGGTTGAGTCATTTTTTAAAGTAGTTCGTAACAACATGATTGAAGGTAAAAACGTTTACTTCCGTGGTTTCGGTTCATTCATTTTGAAAAAGCGTGCAAAGAAAATAGCGCGTAATATTTCTAAAAATACAGCAATGGTAATTGATGAGCATTACATTCCTGCATTCAAACCGGCTAAGAGTTTTACTGAAAAAATCAAAAAAAGTGAGTCAGTAAAAACCAACGCTGCAAAACGCGAAAGAGAAGCTAAATTAGCAATGAAAGAAGACTAA
- a CDS encoding S-adenosylmethionine:tRNA ribosyltransferase-isomerase — translation MQVQELKIADFTYYLPDEKIAHHPLSNRDESKLLVYKNGVISETIFKNLQEQLQAGDTLIFNDTKVVHARMVFTKDSGARIEIMCLEPFEPNDAALCFKQTKACKWVALIGNNKKWKDGLLTKELTINGTKVILQANRIKQHLDSFIVEFTWDNDFSFADIIYHAGLLPLPPYMNRDAENEDEERYQTVYAKFEGSVAAPTAGLHFTENVFDTLIQKKININYVTLHVGAGTFKPVKAEKMSDHQMHEEHIVIDINLIAQIHHSLSTNGRIITVGTTSLRTVESLFWFGLYLLDNKQNWQNINSLQISQWQPYENKTGDYSKEAIMKAVLEWMAFKNINVLQGATQIIIAPPYQIKLVDAIITNFHQPESTLLLLVSAFIGNDWRKVYDYALTHNFRFLSYGDSSILFKN, via the coding sequence ATGCAAGTACAAGAACTTAAAATAGCTGATTTTACTTACTACTTACCTGATGAAAAAATCGCGCACCATCCTTTGTCGAATAGAGATGAAAGCAAATTATTGGTTTATAAAAATGGAGTAATCAGTGAAACCATTTTTAAAAATTTACAAGAGCAATTACAAGCGGGTGATACTTTAATTTTTAACGATACCAAAGTAGTACATGCCCGAATGGTATTTACAAAAGACAGCGGTGCCCGGATTGAAATAATGTGTTTAGAACCTTTTGAACCAAACGATGCAGCACTGTGTTTTAAACAAACAAAAGCATGTAAATGGGTAGCTTTAATAGGCAATAATAAAAAATGGAAAGACGGTTTATTAACCAAGGAACTTACCATAAATGGAACCAAAGTAATCTTACAGGCAAACAGGATAAAACAACATTTAGATTCATTCATAGTTGAATTTACATGGGATAATGATTTCAGCTTTGCCGATATTATTTACCATGCAGGGCTTTTACCATTGCCTCCTTACATGAACCGTGATGCGGAGAATGAAGATGAAGAACGTTACCAAACGGTATATGCTAAGTTTGAAGGCTCTGTTGCTGCACCAACGGCCGGGCTTCATTTTACGGAAAATGTTTTTGATACACTCATCCAAAAGAAGATAAATATTAATTATGTAACGCTGCATGTTGGAGCGGGAACTTTTAAGCCTGTGAAAGCAGAAAAAATGAGTGACCACCAAATGCATGAAGAGCATATTGTTATTGATATTAATTTAATTGCTCAAATACACCACTCACTTAGTACCAATGGAAGGATAATTACGGTTGGTACTACTTCACTCAGAACTGTTGAAAGTTTATTTTGGTTTGGTTTGTATTTATTAGATAATAAACAAAACTGGCAGAACATTAACTCACTTCAAATTAGTCAATGGCAACCATATGAAAACAAAACTGGTGATTACTCGAAAGAAGCTATTATGAAAGCTGTTTTAGAGTGGATGGCATTTAAAAATATAAATGTATTGCAGGGTGCTACTCAAATAATAATAGCACCACCCTATCAAATTAAATTGGTTGATGCTATTATTACTAATTTTCACCAACCTGAAAGCACATTGCTTTTATTGGTAAGTGCATTTATTGGTAATGATTGGCGTAAGGTTTATGATTACGCATTAACGCATAACTTTAGGTTTTTAAGTTATGGTGATAGTTCTATCTTATTTAAAAACTAA
- a CDS encoding Mpo1-like protein encodes MKPIQSWFDEYAVSHQNPTNKLIHWICVPSIFFSIVGMLHCVDLGLFKLSHVALFLVILFYIRLSWRMAVAITLFAFVCIALCNYIVLNAPIHLFKISLSLFVAAWIGQFIGHKIEGKKPSFLHDIQFLLIGPAWLLSAVFKKFNVAY; translated from the coding sequence ATGAAACCTATACAATCATGGTTTGATGAATATGCTGTAAGCCATCAAAACCCAACTAATAAACTGATTCATTGGATATGCGTTCCTAGTATATTTTTCAGCATTGTAGGCATGCTGCATTGTGTAGATTTGGGCTTGTTTAAACTATCGCATGTTGCCTTGTTTTTAGTTATACTGTTTTACATACGCCTAAGTTGGCGCATGGCAGTAGCTATTACTTTATTTGCCTTTGTTTGTATTGCATTGTGCAATTACATAGTTCTAAACGCTCCTATTCATTTATTTAAAATAAGCTTGTCTTTATTTGTTGCAGCTTGGATTGGTCAGTTTATCGGGCATAAAATTGAAGGAAAAAAACCTTCATTCTTACACGATATTCAGTTTTTATTAATTGGACCGGCATGGTTATTAAGTGCAGTATTTAAAAAATTTAACGTAGCCTATTAA
- the ssb gene encoding single-stranded DNA-binding protein encodes MSLNKVILIGNLGRDPEVKNLDNQKVVATFSLATSESYNDKNGERRTETEWFNIEMWDAQARIAEKYLKKGSQVYIEGKLKTETWKDKEGVEKSRYKVRVQSFTLLGGNPNKSNDNSNGGNNTSNAAPQNNNYNAPEPQNDPGLSDDLPF; translated from the coding sequence ATGTCATTAAACAAAGTTATTTTAATTGGAAATTTAGGTCGCGACCCTGAAGTTAAAAATCTGGATAATCAAAAAGTGGTTGCCACTTTCTCACTAGCTACCAGTGAATCGTATAACGATAAAAATGGAGAAAGAAGAACAGAAACGGAATGGTTTAATATAGAAATGTGGGATGCGCAAGCACGTATAGCCGAAAAGTATTTAAAAAAAGGAAGCCAGGTTTATATTGAAGGAAAACTAAAAACTGAAACTTGGAAAGATAAAGAAGGAGTTGAAAAAAGTAGGTATAAAGTACGTGTACAAAGCTTTACTTTATTAGGAGGCAATCCCAATAAAAGCAACGACAATAGCAACGGTGGAAACAACACCAGCAATGCTGCACCACAAAACAATAATTACAACGCACCTGAGCCACAAAACGACCCAGGCTTAAGCGATGACTTACCATTTTAA